The proteins below come from a single Xenopus tropicalis strain Nigerian chromosome 9, UCB_Xtro_10.0, whole genome shotgun sequence genomic window:
- the mfap4.2 gene encoding microfibril-associated glycoprotein 4, whose amino-acid sequence MGPLGHCALLLLACASVWGQKLKRQSDIGTGPFPADCEDVYALGSKEDGVYIIYPAGSSSALPVYCDMTTDEAKWTVIQKRFDGSLSFSRGWTDYKLGFGRADEEYWLGLHNIYQLTLQKKYMLRIELGDFENNTAHAEYTDFSLSPNAINPEDDGYTLFVDGFIDGGAGDSLTFHNGMKFSTFDHDQDTYQQNCAFLYSSGFWFKGCHLANINGPYLQDATYTSSGNGITWTRWKGFNYSLKTTEIKIRRVEMCQNCSNK is encoded by the exons ATGGGGCCCCTCGGACACTGCGCGCTTCTGTTGTTGGCTTGTGCCTCTGTTTGGGGACAGAAATTAAAGAGACAGTCGGACATTG GCACAGGCCCATTCCCTGCCGACTGTGAAGATGTATATGCTCTGGGATCAAAGGAAGATGGAGTGTACATTATCTACCCTGCTGGATCTTCAAGTGCTTTGCCCGTATACTGTGACATGACTACCGATGAAGCCAAGTGGACG GTTATACAGAAGAGGTTTGATGGCTCCCTGAGCTTCTCCCGTGGTTGGACCGACTATAAGTTGGGTTTCGGCCGGGCAGATGAAGAGTACTGGCTTG GGCTCCATAACATTTACCAGCTAACCCTGCAGAAGAAATATATGCTGAGGATTGAACTAGGAGATTTTGAGAACAACACGGCCCATGCAGAATATACTGACTTCTCCCTCTCGCCCAATGCAATTAACCCAGAGGATGATGGGTACACTCTTTTTGTGGATGGATTCATTGATGGAGGTGCAG GAGATTCTCTGACTTTTCACAACGGGATGAAGTTCTCCACCTTCGACCACGACCAGGACACTTACCAGCAGAACTGTGCATTCCTCTATTCCAGTGGCTTTTGGTTTAAGGGCTGTCACTTGGCCAACATAAATGGGCCATACCTGCAGGATGCCACCTACACGTCCTCTGGCAATGGCATCACTTGGACTCGCTGGAAGGGTTTTAACTACTCCCTCAAAACGACTGAGATAAAGATACGACGTGTGGAAATGTGTCAAAATTGCTCAAATAAATAG
- the LOC100488177 gene encoding microfibril-associated glycoprotein 4-like, whose translation MAILLLILIGPLSLISPIISQSESLDTLVLHKIPPLDCQDLWDKGFRSDGEYLIYPQGPQHPLPVYCDMTTNGMPWTVFQKRFDGSTDFNQNWQDYVMGFGNADYEYWLGLQNIQRLTMTGRYELRVELENFNGQKVYAFYSNFSLSPQALNAEHDGYKLYVDGFTDGGAGDSLSVHVGQRFSTYDNDQINDIQNCAEYWGGGFWYYSNGCADAGLNARYINPNTLKSPQHGFSWVTWVEYPETLRASQMMMRRL comes from the exons ATGGCG ATCCTTCTTTTGATCCTGATTGGACCGTTGTCTCTGATAAGTCCCATTATCTCACAATCAGAATCACTGGACACATTGg TTCTGCACAAAATCCCACCCCTTGACTGCCAAGACCTGTGGGACAAAGGTTTTCGGTCTGATGGCGAGTACCTCATTTACCCACAAGGCCCCCAGCACCCTCTGCCTGTATACTGTGACATGACCACCAATGGGATGCCCTGGACA GTATTTCAGAAGAGGTTTGATGGCTCCACTGACTTCAACCAAAACTGGCAGGACTACGTGATGGGATTTGGAAATGCCGATTACGAATACTGGCTGG GGCTGCAGAACATCCAGCGTCTGACCATGACTGGCCGATATGAACTGAGGGTGGAACTGGAGAACTTTAATGGCCAGAAAGTCTACGCCTTTTACTCCAACTTCAGCCTGTCACCCCAAGCGCTGAATGCAGAGCATGATGGATACAAACTGTATGTCGATGGATTTACAGATGGTGGTGCAG GAGACTCACTGAGTGTGCACGTAGGACAGAGGTTCTCCACTTACGACAACGACCAAATAAACGACATTCAGAACTGCGCGGAGTACTGGGGGGGCGGGTTCTGGTATTATTCCAATGGCTGCGCCGATGCTGGGCTCAACGCACGCTACATCAACCCCAATACTTTGAAGAGTCCACAACATGGCTTCTCCTGGGTAACATGGGTGGAATACCCAGAGACCCTCAGGGCAAGTCAGATGATGATGCGGAGGCTTTAG
- the LOC100488486 gene encoding microfibril-associated glycoprotein 4-like — protein MAIIHLCQHTCHPFDCSDVYEEGITSDGVYLIYPAGPYSNPVSVYCDMSSSGGPWTVFQKRFDGSVNFFRGWREYQSGFGQANKEYWLGLHNIYLLTLTKPSWLRIDLEDFENNTRFATYKDFSLSRFAISPEEDGYRLNIAGFEEGDKSNPIGDSFGWHNGMPFSTFDNDRDNTTENCANSYKGGFWYRHCHASNLNGRYLGGHNNQYAVGLVWNSWKGHNYSLKRSEMKIARSKP, from the exons ATGGCCATAA TCCATCTTTGCCAGCACACCTGCCACCCTTTTGACTGTTCTGATGTGTATGAAGAAGGAATCACCTCagatggggtttatttaatataccCTGCTGGACCTTACTCCAACCCAGTCTCTGTATACTGCGACATGAGCAGCTCAGGAGGGCCCTGGACA GTATTTCAGAAAAGATTTGACGGCTCTGTGAACTTTTTCCGAGGTTGGCGGGAATATCAGTCTGGCTTTGGACAAGCAAACAAAGAATATTGGTTGG GTTTGCACAATATTTACCTTCTCACCCTGACTAAACCAAGTTGGCTCCGGATTGACCTGGAAGATTTTGAGAACAATACGCGTTTCGCGACCTACAAGGATTTCTCTCTTTCTCGCTTTGCCATCTCCCCCGAGGAGGATGGATACAGACTGAATATTGCTGGATTTGAGGAGGGCGATAAATCTAATCCAATAG GGGATTCGTTCGGGTGGCATAATGGGATGCCATTTTCCACTTTTGACAATGATAGAGATAATACCACAGAGAACTGTGCAAACAGCTATAAAGGAGGGTTTTGGTATCGCCATTGCCATGCCTCTAACCTCAACGGCAGATATTTAGGAGGCCACAACAACCAGTACGCTGTGGGTCTTGTGTGGAACAGCTGGAAGGGACACAACTATTCCCTGAAACGGAGTGAAATGAAGATAGCACGGTCTAAACCGTAA